A single Flavobacterium sp. 1 DNA region contains:
- a CDS encoding PKD domain-containing protein: MKLKYTLVFSIISFFITTAGFSQELSDREIGFDVARTTIMLKEHGIKDQDLAREITMMRMIQSQQYVEMKKIEDGILQKITAEQIAKMNKKHVSNTEKVAFVDIPQTERDALIAFYNSTGGANWTNHNGWDVTNPSSDVSTWYGVVISNGHVVSLNLERNNLKGTLSDLNALTYLYSLNLNDNYNNFVGNAMPSWIGTMVGLKILSIRGYGFTGPMQDLSTLINLEFLDLMNNNFGGGTTTMPSWITRMVSLKNLILIRCGFIGSIPNLSTLTNLENLSLAGNAFGGTMPSWFNTMLSLKYLLLANCNFTGTIVDLSPLTNLLYLQLGNDLTFDIQPMPSWFGTMVKLQTLFLIYSNLTGPISDLSRLTDLKNLTLSGNNFNVIIPSWLYNLNKLETIWMDKCILKGQISADIGNLTMLRQLSLSNNSLDGSVPTEFNKLTKLNNLFLENNKLSGVIPNLTVLPLQQFLITSNKFRFVDFVNECQAYKTKMPGTNNNPFNYSPQAKINQPETLTKGTGQSIDLKMYADGDTRYLADDTYQWFKNGTAITGATSRVYTIPSLLATDASTYVCKSYHAANPDMSPLVLEREPITLKVINCTPVTGTLKASTESPAVNASTAFSLETATTGLTYKWTFYNDASGTTVKDGIQTTATASQSYSVAGSYLVRLEVTETNGCTTKFDKVVNASNGCISGTIETPTPATTIDGITVSFNTTSTGLTYEWRFYYLDGTTSGEVFTKPIATRKFDQPGTYKVTLEVSDASGCKANFEKMVTVTHTCVTATGKIRVSDSKNDTEVVVGYPATFDLIDGPSVTSQEWKFYNPDGTLKDTQNPIVTNGVSQTFTSPGTYKVTLTIKDFYDCLTTFEKAITVLSICEIPASERRDYGNYPLSIQTINQERVTTNSTNLMNTPIKIVFYGYGDKTDSDFIYSWKIFNPIGSLIETSTVAQPVFTPTVIGDYKIELHIIDKVGCVTDYTTTTSVTDICTFSESTRAGSIYLIDDYSTTSFVKINESKELNFRIYYEDPTKSLSYEWKIYDPNLVLVSEGNQIVFPFTLTKGGFHKVVLVIKDNATGCTTEYTKIIGSLIGNSCTELNPKSVVVKDLYLNLLKKLISRSISGETDAQINASPASAELIALKPYITNGTGDKIYDFTTIKNDTIQLISDVKFSFAPNREYDVHVSVPRGLYYDSDLTTEELNSYIEKNIYFNLSQYISSDNYLVSCYSQQMSKNANPDRVVLQPGDCTLESEVRYIDFCPTDCAPIEGTLTASTVTPVINTSTKFSFGTVAANLTYNWTVTNSGNVVVDTASNTTGLYSFIANTLGNYTISLKVVNEKKCETEFLKTITVIEPLPIVNCETHFNFNFKVPASVKGGILNNTEREHIANGIISFVNKNISEKLYLTTYDDHSSGVRTVALQNKYTTVFPDATTNTSNETQGGFFRIQDDFYNDTFRNTISYVPSGIISNTGITKKIDVSFFVISEDNFADITASKAAYADLLNSAKCNKIFFIFLDEGRFRNRTSNTYISPIEFASQLKGSAAINYSTTSNILTSDFISFSKAQIADESFKNVLSAFLDKSYTQVKSKKCTTASCVTTNPNSQVVKGLFVNLVNKLQSLPAGTVTNGYTCAELIALTPFITIPNPAIFNYNQGSFSFSNSVNNNDVFIGANAQVTEVNLESYVDSESETNFIAKFGSIEKGCSVKHINFCPEKLCTSIEGSLRSTPQVLNANVNASFSLETTATNLTYDWTFYNLDNTTALAKATTAIPTQSFTAAGRYRIVLNVKDDKGCVTPFETFTTVLPACTVITGVIKIGSGSTPTPNPTPILTKSYWYQAVHPLDFRGTDYVIYIDGNGVKQTYTLTRTESGYNAPCVEIIASSIFNHSGATSCVSE; this comes from the coding sequence ATGAAATTAAAATATACATTAGTTTTTAGTATTATAAGTTTTTTTATTACAACAGCTGGATTTTCTCAGGAACTTAGTGATAGAGAGATAGGGTTTGATGTGGCTAGAACTACCATTATGCTTAAGGAGCATGGTATAAAAGATCAGGATCTTGCTCGTGAGATTACTATGATGCGGATGATACAGTCTCAGCAATATGTTGAGATGAAGAAGATTGAAGATGGTATTTTGCAAAAAATTACAGCTGAGCAAATTGCTAAAATGAATAAAAAACATGTTTCAAATACTGAAAAAGTGGCATTTGTTGATATTCCACAAACTGAGCGAGATGCACTTATTGCTTTTTATAATAGTACAGGGGGAGCAAATTGGACTAACCATAATGGTTGGGATGTTACAAATCCTAGCTCTGATGTATCAACTTGGTATGGGGTTGTGATTAGTAATGGACATGTTGTTTCCCTAAATCTTGAGAGAAATAATTTAAAAGGAACATTGTCAGATTTGAATGCTTTAACTTATTTGTATTCTTTAAATTTAAATGATAATTATAATAATTTTGTTGGTAACGCTATGCCATCTTGGATTGGAACAATGGTTGGGTTAAAAATTTTGAGCATTAGAGGTTATGGTTTTACAGGACCAATGCAAGATTTATCTACTTTAATTAACCTAGAATTTTTGGATTTAATGAATAATAATTTTGGAGGGGGCACAACTACGATGCCTTCTTGGATTACCAGAATGGTTAGTTTGAAAAACTTGATTCTTATTCGTTGTGGCTTTATTGGATCAATACCCAATTTATCTACATTAACAAATTTAGAAAACTTGAGTTTGGCTGGTAATGCTTTTGGAGGCACTATGCCTTCTTGGTTTAATACGATGCTTAGTTTAAAATATTTATTACTTGCAAATTGTAATTTTACAGGTACAATAGTCGATTTGTCCCCATTAACTAATCTATTGTATTTACAATTAGGAAATGATCTCACTTTTGATATTCAACCTATGCCTTCTTGGTTTGGTACAATGGTTAAGTTGCAAACTTTGTTTCTGATATATTCTAATCTTACAGGACCAATTTCAGATTTATCAAGATTAACAGATTTGAAAAATTTAACTTTATCTGGTAATAATTTTAATGTTATAATTCCTTCTTGGTTATATAATTTAAATAAGTTGGAAACTATTTGGATGGATAAATGTATTTTAAAAGGACAAATTTCTGCCGATATAGGAAATTTAACAATGCTTAGACAATTATCATTAAGCAATAATAGTTTAGATGGTTCAGTCCCAACAGAATTTAACAAGTTAACAAAACTTAATAACCTTTTTTTAGAAAACAATAAATTAAGTGGAGTTATACCCAATTTAACAGTTTTACCATTACAGCAATTTTTAATTACTAGTAATAAATTCCGTTTTGTAGATTTTGTAAATGAATGTCAGGCTTATAAAACAAAAATGCCAGGTACTAATAATAATCCTTTTAACTACTCCCCACAAGCCAAAATAAATCAACCAGAAACCCTTACCAAGGGAACCGGACAATCTATTGATCTTAAAATGTATGCAGATGGGGATACTCGGTATTTGGCAGACGATACCTATCAATGGTTCAAAAATGGAACTGCAATTACTGGCGCAACCAGTCGTGTATATACGATACCGAGTCTATTGGCAACAGATGCATCTACTTATGTGTGTAAATCCTATCATGCTGCAAACCCAGACATGTCTCCATTGGTGTTAGAGAGAGAGCCAATTACACTAAAAGTAATTAATTGCACCCCAGTAACAGGAACTCTTAAAGCATCTACGGAGAGTCCAGCAGTCAATGCCAGTACTGCATTTTCTCTAGAGACTGCAACTACAGGTTTGACCTATAAATGGACATTCTACAACGACGCAAGCGGTACTACTGTAAAAGACGGAATTCAAACTACTGCAACAGCATCACAATCCTATAGCGTAGCTGGAAGCTATTTAGTAAGGCTTGAGGTTACAGAGACTAATGGATGTACAACGAAGTTTGATAAAGTGGTGAATGCAAGCAATGGCTGTATCTCAGGTACAATAGAAACCCCAACACCAGCGACCACCATAGATGGTATTACGGTATCCTTCAATACTACCTCTACAGGACTTACCTATGAATGGCGGTTTTATTATTTAGATGGCACTACAAGTGGAGAAGTATTTACCAAACCTATTGCCACAAGAAAGTTTGATCAACCAGGTACTTATAAAGTTACACTAGAAGTATCAGATGCTAGCGGTTGTAAAGCTAACTTTGAAAAAATGGTTACTGTAACCCATACTTGTGTTACAGCTACTGGAAAGATAAGAGTTTCAGATTCTAAAAATGATACGGAAGTTGTAGTAGGTTATCCCGCAACATTTGATTTAATTGATGGTCCATCGGTTACCAGTCAAGAATGGAAGTTTTATAACCCAGACGGCACCCTCAAGGATACACAAAATCCAATAGTTACAAATGGAGTCTCTCAAACTTTTACCTCTCCTGGAACCTATAAAGTAACACTCACCATAAAAGATTTTTATGATTGCTTAACGACTTTTGAGAAGGCAATAACAGTACTGTCTATCTGCGAAATACCTGCTTCTGAACGACGGGACTATGGCAATTATCCTTTAAGCATACAGACCATAAACCAAGAAAGAGTAACTACAAACTCAACAAACTTGATGAATACTCCAATAAAAATTGTCTTTTATGGATATGGAGATAAGACAGATTCAGATTTTATATATAGTTGGAAAATATTTAATCCTATTGGTTCTCTAATTGAAACAAGTACGGTAGCACAACCTGTGTTTACTCCAACTGTGATCGGTGATTATAAAATAGAGCTACATATTATTGACAAAGTAGGTTGTGTTACCGACTACACTACAACAACGAGTGTTACTGATATTTGTACTTTTAGCGAGAGTACACGTGCTGGATCTATTTATTTAATAGATGATTATAGTACAACTTCTTTTGTTAAAATAAACGAGTCGAAAGAATTGAATTTTCGAATTTACTATGAAGACCCGACAAAAAGTCTTTCTTACGAATGGAAAATATATGATCCAAATCTTGTGTTAGTTAGTGAGGGCAATCAAATTGTATTTCCTTTTACACTTACAAAAGGAGGCTTTCATAAAGTTGTTTTGGTAATTAAAGACAATGCTACTGGTTGTACAACAGAATATACAAAAATAATAGGCAGCTTAATTGGTAATAGTTGTACAGAGTTGAATCCAAAATCAGTAGTAGTTAAAGATTTGTATCTAAACTTATTAAAAAAACTTATTTCAAGATCGATTTCTGGTGAAACTGATGCTCAGATTAATGCTAGTCCAGCATCGGCAGAACTCATTGCACTAAAACCTTATATTACCAATGGGACAGGAGATAAGATTTATGATTTTACAACAATTAAAAATGATACTATTCAATTAATATCTGATGTTAAATTTTCATTTGCTCCAAATAGAGAATATGATGTTCATGTTTCTGTTCCAAGAGGTTTATATTATGACAGCGATTTGACAACTGAAGAATTAAATTCTTATATTGAGAAAAATATATATTTTAATTTGAGTCAATATATTTCCTCTGATAATTATTTAGTATCGTGTTATTCTCAGCAAATGAGTAAAAATGCGAATCCAGATAGAGTTGTATTGCAGCCAGGGGATTGTACATTAGAATCAGAAGTTAGGTATATCGATTTTTGTCCAACAGATTGTGCTCCTATAGAAGGGACACTCACTGCATCTACTGTGACACCAGTTATAAATACAAGTACTAAATTCTCATTTGGAACTGTTGCAGCAAATTTGACTTATAATTGGACTGTAACAAATTCCGGTAATGTTGTCGTAGATACTGCTTCAAATACCACAGGACTCTATAGTTTTATAGCAAATACTCTAGGAAATTACACCATTAGTTTGAAAGTAGTCAATGAAAAAAAGTGTGAAACAGAGTTTTTAAAAACGATTACGGTTATAGAACCATTGCCTATTGTTAATTGTGAGACCCATTTTAATTTTAATTTTAAGGTGCCAGCTTCTGTCAAAGGAGGAATATTAAATAATACAGAAAGAGAGCATATTGCAAATGGTATAATAAGTTTTGTTAATAAAAATATTTCTGAAAAATTATATTTAACAACATATGATGATCACAGTTCAGGAGTCAGAACTGTTGCGCTGCAGAATAAATATACTACAGTTTTTCCAGATGCTACAACCAATACATCAAATGAAACACAAGGTGGTTTTTTTAGAATTCAAGATGATTTTTATAACGATACTTTCCGGAATACAATATCTTATGTGCCATCAGGAATTATAAGCAATACAGGAATTACAAAGAAAATTGATGTTTCGTTTTTTGTAATAAGTGAAGATAATTTTGCTGATATAACAGCTTCAAAAGCAGCATATGCAGATTTGTTAAATTCAGCAAAATGTAATAAAATATTTTTTATATTTCTAGATGAAGGGAGATTTAGAAACAGAACATCAAATACTTATATATCACCAATTGAATTTGCCAGCCAATTAAAAGGTTCAGCAGCCATTAATTATTCAACTACCAGTAATATTCTAACTTCAGATTTTATATCCTTTTCAAAAGCTCAAATAGCTGATGAAAGTTTTAAAAATGTGTTAAGTGCGTTTTTGGACAAATCCTATACACAGGTGAAATCAAAAAAATGTACAACTGCCAGTTGTGTTACAACTAATCCAAATTCACAAGTTGTGAAAGGTTTGTTTGTGAATTTAGTTAATAAGCTACAGAGCCTTCCTGCAGGGACGGTAACGAATGGTTATACTTGTGCGGAACTAATTGCTCTAACCCCCTTTATTACGATTCCAAATCCGGCAATATTCAATTACAATCAGGGTTCATTCTCCTTTAGTAATTCAGTGAATAATAATGATGTGTTTATAGGAGCTAATGCACAAGTTACAGAAGTTAATCTGGAAAGTTATGTTGATTCCGAATCAGAGACAAATTTTATTGCAAAATTTGGATCTATAGAAAAAGGATGCAGTGTAAAACATATTAATTTTTGCCCGGAGAAATTATGTACTTCAATTGAAGGAAGCCTAAGATCTACCCCTCAAGTTTTAAATGCAAATGTAAATGCGAGTTTTTCGTTAGAAACGACAGCAACAAATTTAACTTATGATTGGACTTTTTATAATTTAGACAATACTACAGCATTAGCTAAAGCCACAACTGCTATACCAACACAATCCTTTACTGCTGCAGGAAGATATCGAATAGTATTGAATGTTAAAGATGATAAAGGTTGTGTAACTCCTTTTGAGACTTTCACAACAGTACTTCCAGCTTGTACTGTTATAACAGGAGTGATTAAAATAGGCTCAGGATCAACACCAACACCAAACCCTACGCCAATTCTAACAAAATCGTATTGGTACCAAGCGGTACATCCACTTGATTTTAGAGGTACTGATTATGTAATTTATATTGATGGTAATGGAGTTAAACAAACATACACTTTAACTAGAACAGAGTCTGGTTATAATGCTCCGTGTGTCGAAATTATAGCATCGAGTATATTTAATCATTCAGGTGCGACATCTTGTGTTTCTGAATAA